In Rutidosis leptorrhynchoides isolate AG116_Rl617_1_P2 chromosome 2, CSIRO_AGI_Rlap_v1, whole genome shotgun sequence, one genomic interval encodes:
- the LOC139888935 gene encoding uncharacterized protein has product MGREENNCPCEPKRRSTITKRNKRYPLEEPTGAGEPEVGCSGKCCRSCTAGVIADCVAVCCCPCAVVNIFTLTFLKLPWMIGRKCLGLGNKKKQRLKDEDHNGTLRKDEGLETKISETLKGLELEEQEEIGEYSARLEAEKVWLELYKVDQFGFGRVSFTGIQSLE; this is encoded by the coding sequence ATGGGCAGGGAAGAAAATAACTGCCCATGTGAACCAAAACGACGTAGCACAATCACCAAAAGAAACAAGCGGTACCCATTGGAAGAACCCACCGGAGCAGGGGAACCGGAAGTTGGATGTTCCGGCAAGTGTTGCCGGTCATGCACTGCTGGAGTAATCGCCGACTGTGTCGCCGTATGTTGCTGCCCATGTGCCGTCGTCAACATATTCACCCTCACTTTCCTCAAACTTCCATGGATGATAGGAAGAAAGTGTTTGGGGTTAGGAAATAAAAAGAAACAAAGGTTAAAAGATGAGGACCACAATGGAACATTGAGAAAAGATGAAGGACTAGAAACGAAAATATCAGAAACTTtaaaaggtttggaactagaagaGCAAGAAGAAATAGGTGAGTACAGTGCAAGGTTAGAAGCAGAGAAAGTTTGGTTAGAATTGTATAAAGTTGATCAATTTGGTTTTGGCAGAGTTTCTTTCACAGGGATTCAGTCACttgagtag